A section of the Flavobacterium sp. CG_23.5 genome encodes:
- a CDS encoding HopJ type III effector protein: MNITSFLEKLNKTPEAITFAETIAVIEANFDFTETAFENGLQHNAAGENSGSCKLFAFAEIQNLSEAATLACFGAYYYDDVLKNPNGTDHQNIRNFMKTGYDGIAFYGDALVLKV, from the coding sequence ATGAATATTACATCCTTTTTAGAAAAATTAAATAAAACTCCTGAAGCGATTACATTTGCAGAAACCATTGCGGTAATCGAAGCAAATTTTGATTTTACCGAAACGGCTTTCGAAAATGGATTGCAGCATAATGCAGCTGGCGAAAACTCTGGTTCTTGTAAATTGTTCGCTTTCGCAGAAATCCAAAACTTATCAGAAGCTGCCACTTTAGCTTGCTTTGGAGCTTATTATTATGATGATGTATTGAAAAATCCAAATGGAACTGATCATCAAAACATTCGTAATTTTATGAAAACCGGTTACGATGGAATTGCATTTTATGGAGATGCTTTGGTTTTGAAAGTCTAA
- a CDS encoding flavin monoamine oxidase family protein has product MSKPNIVIIGAGLTGLATAYFLQKKGIEFVVLEANDSIGGRIETIIGSHGATMEMGATWFGRQHPHLIQLLDELKLEYFKQYTQGISLFETMSFVPPQKFEIPDSEEPSYRIVGGTKILIEKLVSQVGLQNIKTQTKVISIKEIGNQLELTDSIGNCFLASKVISTLPPNLLVQTIQFEPNLPESFIQLGKETHTWMGESIKFAVEYANPFWRENGFSGTLFSQVGIINEMYDHSTYDTTGFALKGFLNGGTNILSKEDRKAKVIAQLIKGFGPAAADYVGYHEKVWRDDPLVFYPYETLVMGHQNNGHALYKNALLNEKLYISGSETASENPGYMDGAIVAAKTIVSKFQ; this is encoded by the coding sequence TGACAGCATTGGTGGACGAATAGAAACAATCATCGGCTCACATGGCGCAACCATGGAAATGGGCGCCACGTGGTTTGGAAGACAACATCCACACTTAATCCAATTGCTCGATGAATTAAAATTGGAGTATTTCAAACAGTACACGCAAGGCATTTCTTTGTTCGAAACCATGTCTTTTGTGCCTCCGCAAAAATTTGAAATTCCAGATTCTGAAGAACCCTCTTATCGTATTGTTGGTGGAACAAAGATATTAATTGAAAAATTAGTTTCGCAAGTGGGTTTACAGAACATCAAGACTCAAACTAAAGTGATTTCGATAAAAGAAATAGGCAATCAATTAGAACTAACTGATTCTATTGGCAACTGTTTTTTAGCATCTAAAGTAATATCCACATTGCCCCCGAATCTATTGGTACAAACCATCCAATTTGAGCCTAATTTACCTGAATCATTTATACAATTAGGAAAAGAAACACATACTTGGATGGGAGAATCTATAAAATTTGCTGTCGAATATGCTAACCCATTTTGGAGAGAAAATGGTTTTTCTGGAACTTTATTTAGTCAAGTCGGCATCATTAATGAAATGTACGACCACTCCACTTACGATACTACTGGTTTTGCGTTAAAAGGCTTTCTGAATGGTGGTACTAATATACTTTCTAAAGAAGATCGGAAAGCAAAAGTTATCGCTCAACTAATAAAAGGCTTTGGTCCCGCGGCTGCAGATTATGTAGGATACCACGAGAAAGTTTGGCGGGATGATCCGTTAGTCTTCTATCCTTACGAAACTCTTGTGATGGGACATCAAAACAATGGTCATGCCCTCTATAAAAACGCATTATTAAACGAAAAACTATATATTTCAGGTTCAGAAACGGCTTCTGAAAATCCAGGTTATATGGATGGAGCAATTGTTGCTGCTAAAACTATAGTTTCAAAATTTCAATAA